Proteins co-encoded in one Armatimonadota bacterium genomic window:
- a CDS encoding N-acetylmuramoyl-L-alanine amidase has translation MKVLSIICLALLCSSVAFAGVAGQKICIDPGHGGSDPGAVGFGLEEEDVNLDIGLRARDLFQLDGATVIMTRTSDVYVSLQGRCDIANNNGADRFLCTHCNAHSDSSANGTETFCCAGCSATSYDLRNKINPEMVSHMQTVNRGLKTADFYVLVNTNMPAILCEVAFITNAADNAKLASGTWRQEAARAYLHGTQSHYGEVPHDPVSDIIIDNSSGSFSCSANWATGTSAADKYGSDYRWRSTAATSDPATWTPNIPVAGSWTVYAWWSAGTNRSPNSAYQVNTTSGAVNVYVNQQTNGGQWNSLGTFNLGTGGYWVKKSCWASTGYVVIADAIKWHKN, from the coding sequence ATGAAGGTACTTAGCATCATTTGTCTTGCTCTGCTTTGCTCGTCGGTGGCATTTGCCGGCGTTGCTGGGCAGAAGATATGCATCGACCCGGGCCATGGCGGCTCGGACCCAGGTGCTGTAGGATTCGGGCTAGAGGAAGAGGACGTCAACCTTGATATTGGTCTCAGGGCTCGGGATCTATTCCAGCTTGACGGCGCTACGGTCATTATGACCCGAACGTCAGACGTATACGTGTCGCTGCAGGGCCGCTGCGACATCGCCAACAACAATGGTGCGGACAGGTTCCTCTGCACCCATTGCAACGCTCACAGCGACAGTAGCGCAAACGGCACAGAGACTTTCTGCTGTGCAGGATGTAGCGCCACGTCATATGATCTCCGGAATAAGATTAATCCGGAGATGGTTTCCCATATGCAGACGGTCAATAGAGGTTTGAAGACTGCCGACTTCTATGTGCTTGTAAATACCAACATGCCGGCAATCCTGTGCGAGGTGGCCTTCATAACCAACGCCGCAGACAATGCTAAGCTTGCAAGCGGAACATGGCGACAGGAAGCAGCAAGGGCTTACCTGCACGGCACGCAGAGCCACTATGGCGAAGTGCCGCACGATCCAGTGAGCGACATTATAATTGACAATAGCTCCGGCTCATTCTCCTGTTCAGCCAATTGGGCTACCGGCACAAGCGCGGCAGACAAATATGGAAGCGACTATCGCTGGAGAAGCACAGCTGCGACCAGCGATCCAGCTACTTGGACGCCTAACATACCTGTAGCAGGCAGCTGGACGGTTTACGCATGGTGGTCTGCCGGCACCAACAGGTCGCCAAACTCGGCTTATCAAGTGAATACGACGAGTGGCGCCGTCAATGTTTACGTGAACCAGCAGACCAACGGCGGCCAGTGGAATTCGCTTGGCACGTTTAACCTCGGAACCGGCGGTTATTGGGTCAAGAAGTCTTGCTGGGCATCCACTGGCTATGTTGTTATAGCAGATGCCATTAAGTGGCATAAGAACTAG